A region from the uncultured Macellibacteroides sp. genome encodes:
- a CDS encoding transcriptional regulator has translation MYINRITYTFCLLLLLTTNLFAEWNNYVINYKKELFGKGSKTWQIKAYNENWIYFGNKNGLLQYEGSDWKRYPLHNESDVRSLFVSKKLNRIYVGGDSEFGYFQPHTNGQLRYTNLSDSLPPEKRFNGSYWGVYQVDNLFYYVADWVVVKQFGDEFSLISASAKIDCSGVVNGSLYIGTSKGVFVLVGNKFFPLTGGDLLKGKHIRSIVSYRTGMLVATALDGLYYVEASAVTPLITGAESFMRANEVFSLAVSGDLLAIGTVRRGLVLVDRQNHYIRYFNERNGLQNNTVLSISFDNRNNLWLGLDNGIDYISLNTPFTNLYTYPYSSGAGYSSLVYKGSLYLGTNSGVYRTAWPVRFGETSADIEFIPQLSGQVWDLREIDGKLFCMHDKGLFILDGNKIESVPGLRGVWTCTSGYLANGKLWVGSYDGLYLLRLSDGKWRVEKKIDGLSDWFKNFEFESPDVVWIRNTSEGALRVEIDTTNYTVKRSRFYTIRDGFKSTRNLFINKINKSLYFSTDSGLYEYNSKSNRMEVSKTIPSSFPHSILQKRGSYVFGMDVDGIGMLKQDASGKVVNAHVYPINHKQTDFIQYYETFQVIDDSTVIIPNENGFSLLDLKFSKSREAGNELFIKNVYATFPKDTLLYSANFMEKGFVPEIDFKNNSLRFEYTIHSFDQEKLVRYRYKLSPDGAWSDPSSSESKEFSDLHEGSYTFWVEAIGNDGLVSTTSFSFVILPPWYRSMWAYLVYFLLLVVFLYLVYLWDEWRIRRKKQHEIAIKEKEMWLKEQQFIKATALQEGEIMRLNNEKLEYELKHKSQEMANLMINFARKNEVLADIKEELFKVMAEMKGEPFVKVKRMLVTVNNSIDSNMQSDELLKRFEEQFDLVHNNFMKKLSERHPDLTLSERKMCAFLKMDLSSKEMAPLLNMSVRGVEALRYRLRKRIGLDREVNLLEYLNAID, from the coding sequence ATGTATATAAACCGCATAACCTATACCTTTTGTCTTTTATTGTTGTTAACCACGAACTTGTTTGCGGAATGGAATAATTATGTAATAAATTACAAGAAAGAACTTTTTGGCAAAGGATCAAAGACGTGGCAAATAAAAGCTTATAACGAGAATTGGATTTATTTCGGTAACAAAAACGGGTTGCTGCAATACGAAGGAAGTGATTGGAAACGCTATCCGCTTCACAATGAATCCGATGTCAGGTCACTATTTGTTTCTAAAAAATTGAATCGCATCTATGTGGGAGGTGACAGCGAATTTGGTTATTTCCAACCGCATACCAATGGTCAGCTTCGTTATACCAATCTTTCAGACTCACTTCCTCCTGAAAAAAGATTCAATGGATCTTACTGGGGAGTTTATCAGGTTGATAATCTTTTCTATTATGTGGCAGATTGGGTGGTTGTTAAGCAGTTCGGAGATGAATTCTCGCTGATATCCGCTTCTGCCAAAATAGACTGCTCGGGTGTTGTTAACGGTTCATTGTATATAGGGACTTCCAAAGGGGTATTTGTATTGGTTGGAAATAAATTTTTTCCGCTTACAGGAGGTGATTTGCTTAAAGGAAAACACATCCGGAGTATTGTATCTTATCGAACCGGCATGTTAGTTGCAACAGCCCTTGATGGCCTTTACTACGTTGAAGCGTCTGCGGTTACTCCTCTTATAACCGGCGCAGAGTCATTTATGAGAGCAAATGAAGTGTTTTCTCTGGCTGTTTCAGGCGATTTGCTGGCCATTGGAACGGTTCGTCGCGGCCTTGTTTTGGTGGACAGGCAAAACCACTATATCCGATATTTTAATGAACGTAACGGTTTGCAAAACAATACAGTTCTATCCATAAGCTTCGATAACCGGAATAATCTGTGGCTGGGACTTGATAACGGCATCGACTATATTTCTTTAAATACTCCTTTTACAAATCTATATACTTACCCATATTCATCAGGTGCCGGTTATTCTTCCCTTGTCTATAAAGGATCACTTTATCTGGGAACTAATAGCGGCGTATACCGCACAGCATGGCCGGTTCGTTTTGGAGAAACTTCGGCCGATATCGAATTTATTCCTCAATTAAGCGGGCAGGTATGGGATCTGCGGGAGATTGATGGCAAGTTGTTCTGTATGCATGACAAGGGCCTTTTTATTCTGGATGGTAATAAAATTGAATCAGTACCCGGATTACGCGGTGTGTGGACCTGTACTTCTGGTTACTTAGCCAACGGTAAATTATGGGTTGGATCGTATGACGGGCTCTATTTACTAAGGCTTTCGGACGGTAAGTGGCGAGTTGAAAAGAAGATCGATGGTCTGTCTGATTGGTTTAAAAACTTTGAATTTGAATCTCCCGATGTGGTTTGGATACGTAATACATCAGAAGGGGCATTGCGTGTAGAGATAGATACTACAAATTACACCGTTAAAAGAAGCCGTTTTTACACAATCAGGGATGGATTTAAGTCCACGCGTAATCTTTTTATTAATAAAATAAATAAATCACTTTACTTTTCCACCGACTCCGGACTTTATGAGTACAATTCAAAGAGCAACCGAATGGAAGTAAGCAAAACGATCCCTTCTTCTTTTCCTCACTCAATACTTCAAAAGCGCGGTTCTTATGTATTTGGAATGGACGTTGACGGAATCGGAATGCTTAAACAAGACGCATCGGGAAAAGTCGTAAATGCGCATGTATATCCCATTAATCACAAGCAAACAGACTTTATTCAATATTATGAAACCTTTCAGGTGATAGACGACTCGACGGTTATCATACCAAATGAAAATGGTTTTTCACTTCTTGATCTTAAATTCAGTAAATCCCGGGAAGCTGGCAACGAGCTTTTTATTAAAAATGTTTATGCCACTTTTCCTAAGGATACGCTCTTGTATTCTGCGAACTTTATGGAGAAAGGATTCGTTCCCGAAATAGACTTTAAAAATAATTCTCTTCGTTTTGAATACACCATCCACTCTTTTGATCAGGAAAAGTTGGTTCGTTACCGTTATAAACTAAGTCCGGACGGAGCTTGGTCGGATCCTTCTTCGTCCGAGTCAAAGGAGTTCAGTGACCTGCATGAAGGTAGTTATACCTTTTGGGTTGAAGCTATTGGCAACGACGGACTTGTTTCGACGACCTCTTTTTCCTTTGTGATTCTTCCGCCTTGGTACCGGTCCATGTGGGCCTATTTAGTCTATTTTCTGTTACTTGTTGTTTTTCTTTATCTGGTTTATCTGTGGGATGAATGGCGAATCAGGCGTAAAAAGCAACATGAAATAGCAATTAAAGAGAAAGAGATGTGGCTGAAAGAGCAGCAATTCATCAAGGCTACGGCGCTTCAGGAGGGAGAGATTATGCGTCTTAACAACGAGAAGTTAGAATATGAACTAAAACACAAAAGCCAGGAAATGGCCAATTTGATGATAAACTTTGCCCGAAAGAATGAAGTACTGGCTGATATCAAGGAGGAGCTTTTCAAGGTGATGGCCGAAATGAAAGGAGAACCGTTTGTTAAGGTAAAACGAATGCTTGTAACTGTAAATAACAGCATCGATTCCAACATGCAGTCTGATGAACTGCTGAAACGTTTTGAAGAACAGTTCGATCTGGTTCATAACAATTTTATGAAAAAATTAAGTGAAAGGCATCCCGACCTAACGTTAAGCGAACGTAAGATGTGTGCTTTTCTTAAGATGGATCTTTCATCGAAAGAGATGGCTCCCCTGTTAAATATGTCTGTTCGTGGGGTAGAAGCTTTACGATACAGACTACGCAAAAGAATTGGTCTGGATCGGGAAGTGAATTTACTTGAGTATTTAAATGCTATTGATTAA
- a CDS encoding glycoside hydrolase family 3 N-terminal domain-containing protein, producing MNKRIIACCLLLAALASCQSSTSVKSTDVEKRVEELLAKMTLEEKIGQMNQISPSGDVNSNAELIKKGEVGSILNIADAKTINAYQRTAVEQSRLGIPLIVGRDVIHGFKTIFPIPLGQAASFNPQLIADGARVAAIEAASVGVRWTFAPMVDISRDPRWGRIAESLGEDTYLTSVLGAAMVKGFQGDSLSNPTSIAACPKHFVGYGAAEGGRDYNSTNIPERQLRNVYLPSFEAAAKAGAATYMTSFNANDGIPASGNGFILKEVLRKEWKFDGFVVSDWASIGEMIPHGFCKDEKEAALKAVNAGVDMEMVSYTYVKHLKALIAEGKVKEATIDDAVRNILRVKFRLGLFENPYVDESKPSVLYAEEHLAKAKEAAIESAVLLKNDGDILPLKENIKTIAVVGPMADAPHDQMGTWVFDGDKTHTQTPLKALQAAYGDKINIVYAPGLTYSRDPETSGIAAAVRAAASADIVLAFVGEESILSGEAHCLANLNLQGVQSQLIEAVSKTGKPVVTIVMAGRPLTIGKEASLSRALLYSFHPGTMGGPALADLLFGKAVPSGKLPVTFPKEVGQIPMYYSHYNTGRPYQGTETMLKDIPAEAGQTSLGNTSFYLDAGFEPLYPFGYGLSYSKFTYNNVKLSGTKLKTTDVLTVSFDLTNAGKYDATEVAQLYVQDKFGSVARPVKELKRFDRIALTAGETKTVTFTLPIEELAFWNIDMQHVVEAGDFNLWVGPNSQEGIESSFVVE from the coding sequence ATGAATAAAAGAATTATCGCCTGTTGTTTACTGTTGGCTGCTTTGGCTTCCTGCCAAAGTTCCACTTCTGTGAAAAGCACCGATGTAGAAAAGAGAGTGGAGGAGCTCCTCGCAAAGATGACGTTGGAAGAAAAGATTGGTCAGATGAACCAGATAAGTCCTTCCGGAGACGTCAATTCCAATGCGGAGCTTATTAAAAAGGGTGAGGTCGGATCCATCCTGAATATAGCCGATGCTAAGACCATTAATGCTTACCAGCGCACCGCTGTCGAGCAGTCGCGTCTGGGTATTCCTTTGATTGTTGGCCGGGATGTTATCCATGGATTCAAGACCATTTTCCCGATACCACTGGGACAGGCCGCCTCTTTTAACCCTCAGCTGATTGCCGATGGTGCCCGTGTGGCCGCCATTGAAGCTGCTTCGGTGGGGGTACGGTGGACTTTTGCCCCGATGGTCGACATCTCCCGCGATCCGCGGTGGGGACGTATTGCCGAGAGTCTTGGCGAGGATACCTACCTCACTTCGGTATTGGGTGCTGCGATGGTAAAAGGTTTCCAGGGAGACTCCCTGAGTAATCCCACATCGATTGCCGCCTGTCCGAAACACTTTGTGGGTTACGGAGCAGCAGAAGGTGGACGAGACTATAACTCGACCAACATCCCCGAACGCCAGTTGCGTAATGTTTACCTTCCTTCGTTCGAGGCAGCGGCCAAAGCCGGAGCCGCGACGTATATGACTTCGTTCAATGCCAACGACGGAATACCCGCTTCTGGTAATGGCTTTATCCTGAAAGAGGTTCTTCGCAAGGAGTGGAAGTTTGACGGATTTGTAGTCTCCGACTGGGCTTCAATAGGAGAGATGATTCCTCACGGTTTCTGCAAGGACGAAAAGGAAGCAGCCTTAAAGGCGGTAAATGCGGGCGTTGATATGGAAATGGTAAGCTACACCTACGTAAAGCACCTCAAAGCGTTGATAGCCGAAGGGAAAGTAAAGGAAGCAACCATCGACGATGCGGTACGCAACATTCTTCGGGTAAAGTTCCGTCTGGGACTGTTCGAGAATCCGTATGTAGACGAAAGCAAACCTTCAGTACTGTATGCGGAAGAACACCTTGCCAAAGCGAAGGAAGCAGCCATAGAATCAGCCGTTCTGTTGAAGAACGACGGCGATATCCTGCCACTTAAAGAAAACATAAAAACCATAGCCGTTGTAGGCCCAATGGCCGATGCCCCTCACGATCAGATGGGAACGTGGGTATTTGACGGGGACAAAACCCATACCCAAACACCGTTAAAGGCATTGCAGGCAGCTTATGGTGATAAGATTAACATAGTATACGCTCCGGGCTTAACCTATAGCCGAGATCCGGAAACAAGCGGAATAGCCGCCGCCGTACGTGCCGCCGCCAGTGCGGATATTGTCCTTGCCTTCGTGGGAGAGGAATCCATCCTGTCGGGTGAGGCGCACTGTCTGGCCAACCTGAACCTTCAGGGGGTTCAGAGCCAGCTGATTGAAGCGGTATCGAAGACCGGCAAACCGGTGGTAACGATTGTAATGGCAGGTAGACCGCTGACTATTGGCAAGGAAGCGTCCTTGTCCAGGGCGTTGCTTTACAGCTTCCATCCGGGCACTATGGGTGGCCCCGCCTTGGCGGACTTATTGTTTGGCAAGGCCGTTCCCAGCGGCAAGCTGCCGGTAACCTTCCCCAAGGAAGTAGGTCAGATCCCGATGTACTACAGTCATTACAATACAGGTCGTCCTTATCAGGGCACCGAAACGATGCTAAAAGATATCCCTGCCGAAGCCGGCCAAACGTCCTTGGGTAATACGTCCTTTTACCTGGATGCAGGCTTTGAACCCTTGTATCCGTTTGGATACGGCTTATCTTACAGCAAGTTTACGTACAACAACGTGAAGTTATCGGGCACCAAGCTAAAGACGACGGATGTGTTGACAGTCAGCTTCGACTTGACCAATGCCGGCAAATACGATGCGACAGAGGTAGCCCAGCTTTACGTGCAGGATAAGTTTGGATCTGTAGCCCGTCCGGTAAAGGAACTTAAACGGTTTGACCGGATAGCTTTGACGGCCGGCGAAACCAAGACGGTCACCTTTACCTTACCGATAGAAGAGCTTGCTTTCTGGAACATCGACATGCAGCATGTTGTAGAAGCCGGCGACTTTAACCTGTGGGTAGGTCCCAATAGTCAGGAAGGCATTGAAAGTTCTTTCGTTGTGGAATAA
- a CDS encoding TonB-dependent receptor plug domain-containing protein, with protein MRNLLVIVFLWCTAFSVFAQDIQIKGVVVSGGDNFPLPGVNVVVKGTTIGTMTDLTGQFSFAVPAKSILSITYIGYKPVEVIADGSKVMNIVLQEDSELLDEVVVVGYGVQKKSVVTAAISRVTAEDLNNTTPSRIEDALKGKVSGVQITQSSGQPGADSKVRIRGVGTVNNSEPLYIVDGMPVDGGINYLNPTDIQSVEILKDAASAAIYGARAANGVILVTTKSGTSGRPTSVTTLPMESKTHGKKELFLMLHST; from the coding sequence ATGAGAAATTTATTAGTAATCGTGTTTCTATGGTGCACTGCCTTTTCTGTATTTGCACAAGATATACAGATTAAAGGAGTAGTGGTATCGGGAGGGGACAATTTTCCGCTTCCAGGTGTTAACGTAGTTGTGAAAGGGACCACAATTGGTACTATGACCGACCTAACCGGTCAATTCTCGTTTGCTGTTCCGGCAAAAAGTATTTTATCCATAACGTATATTGGTTATAAACCAGTTGAGGTAATAGCCGACGGCTCTAAAGTCATGAACATTGTTTTACAAGAAGACAGTGAGTTACTTGACGAGGTCGTAGTAGTAGGTTATGGTGTACAAAAGAAGAGTGTGGTTACTGCAGCCATCAGCCGCGTAACAGCCGAAGATCTGAATAATACAACCCCTTCACGTATTGAAGATGCACTGAAAGGAAAAGTATCAGGTGTTCAGATCACACAAAGTTCTGGTCAGCCGGGAGCCGACTCCAAGGTACGTATCCGTGGTGTTGGTACGGTAAACAACAGTGAGCCGCTTTACATTGTAGATGGTATGCCGGTAGACGGAGGTATTAATTACCTGAATCCTACAGATATCCAATCAGTGGAAATTTTAAAAGATGCTGCATCCGCAGCTATTTATGGAGCACGTGCTGCCAATGGAGTAATTCTTGTTACTACTAAAAGCGGTACTTCCGGAAGACCAACATCAGTTACGACTTTACCTATGGAATCCAAAACCCATGGAAAAAAAGAGCTGTTCTTGATGCTACACAGTACATGA